TCGTGCGCCGAAAGTCCTCCCCGCTGCGCATGCGTTGACTGCGCGCGAGCAACGGCTCAGGCAGACAGCTTGGCGCGACCCTTGCGGCGGCGGTCACCGAGGATCGCGCGGCCGGCGCGGGTGCGCATGCGGAGACGGAAACCGTGCTTCTTGGCGCGGCGACGGTTGTTCGGCTGGAAGGTGCGCT
Above is a genomic segment from Aeromicrobium chenweiae containing:
- the rpmH gene encoding 50S ribosomal protein L34; protein product: MSKRTFQPNNRRRAKKHGFRLRMRTRAGRAILGDRRRKGRAKLSA